One region of Chryseobacterium muglaense genomic DNA includes:
- a CDS encoding ABC transporter ATP-binding protein produces the protein MLEIKNLSVSFKDKNVLQNLNLKIEEGIILGILGKNGAGKTTLFESLYQSQKHSGEILWQNQKLLRENISYLETENYFYPYITGKEYLSYFSKNKLPKTIELAEKFQLPLDKYVQYYSSGMKKKLALIGMLMLDKSINILDEPFNGVDFEGVHLLYDIIRELKQSNKMVIISSHIIETLFHTCDRIVTLENGVISNIFEKSDFEKLRHFKF, from the coding sequence ATGTTGGAAATTAAAAATCTATCGGTCAGCTTTAAAGATAAAAATGTTCTTCAAAATTTGAATCTAAAAATTGAAGAAGGCATTATTTTGGGCATTCTCGGAAAAAACGGAGCAGGCAAAACAACATTGTTTGAATCGCTGTATCAAAGTCAAAAACACAGCGGAGAAATTTTGTGGCAAAACCAAAAGCTTCTCCGTGAAAATATTTCTTACCTTGAAACAGAAAATTATTTCTATCCTTACATTACGGGAAAAGAATATCTTTCTTATTTCTCAAAAAATAAGCTTCCTAAAACGATAGAACTCGCTGAAAAATTTCAACTTCCGTTAGATAAATATGTTCAATATTATTCAAGCGGAATGAAAAAAAAACTGGCATTAATTGGAATGTTGATGCTTGATAAATCTATTAATATTTTAGACGAACCGTTTAACGGAGTCGATTTTGAAGGTGTTCATTTATTGTATGACATCATCCGCGAATTGAAACAAAGCAATAAAATGGTGATTATCAGTTCGCATATTATTGAAACGCTTTTTCATACCTGTGACCGAATCGTTACTTTAGAAAATGGTGTTATCAGTAATATTTTTGAAAAATCTGATTTTGAAAAACTTAGACATTTTAAATTTTAA
- a CDS encoding YceI family protein: protein MKKIGVIALASLGLLLASCGDKKEAATAGQEQSVAEKQGDVFTVDTAASKVNWKAFHKGGFAPRWGTLAVSTGELSVADNQLASGEFVIDMKSIKVDPASVTEKDKKYTDLEGHLKNADFFDVEKHPTADFKITKVEELAAGAQNAVEGANKTVSGNLTLLGKTMNVSFPAKVEIVDKSATLKAQFTVNRADWGIKFGTDETDPAEWMISKDIEIGIDVKAAQK from the coding sequence ATGAAGAAAATTGGCGTAATCGCTTTAGCAAGTTTAGGTTTACTTCTTGCATCGTGTGGTGATAAAAAAGAAGCTGCAACTGCAGGTCAAGAGCAGTCGGTAGCTGAAAAGCAAGGTGATGTTTTTACAGTTGATACTGCTGCATCTAAAGTAAACTGGAAAGCATTCCACAAAGGAGGTTTTGCTCCACGTTGGGGAACTTTAGCAGTTTCTACAGGCGAATTATCTGTTGCTGATAATCAATTGGCTTCTGGTGAATTTGTAATCGACATGAAGTCAATCAAAGTAGATCCAGCTTCTGTTACTGAAAAAGACAAAAAATATACAGATCTTGAAGGTCACCTTAAAAATGCTGACTTCTTCGACGTAGAAAAACACCCAACTGCTGATTTCAAAATCACTAAAGTTGAAGAGCTTGCTGCAGGTGCTCAAAATGCTGTAGAAGGTGCTAACAAAACTGTAAGCGGAAACCTTACGCTTCTTGGAAAAACGATGAACGTTTCTTTCCCTGCAAAAGTAGAAATCGTAGACAAATCTGCTACGTTGAAAGCTCAGTTTACTGTAAACCGTGCTGACTGGGGAATCAAATTTGGAACTGACGAAACTGATCCGGCTGAATGGATGATCAGCAAAGATATCGAAATCGGTATCGATGTAAAAGCTGCTCAAAAATAA
- a CDS encoding TlpA family protein disulfide reductase, producing the protein MKKLQIIFLLTLSLNIFAQKNYYRINGAKPSNENTYLKAKENTAKNGILEELLLRTIEKKDSTIHFVRLMAIPNEFDPYATTKKYIGTRFQIEKFVNEKQKNFDKNFLNGKPTFINFWFTRCPPCIEEIPLLNKLKEQYKGKANFITISFNDKKTVDDFIKQQPFNFQHITDAKKQIDELKISAFPTSLILDKNGIVKFVFGEVTYDIQDIEVIFDGLL; encoded by the coding sequence ATGAAAAAATTACAAATCATTTTTCTTTTAACTTTAAGTTTAAACATTTTTGCGCAAAAAAATTATTATCGAATAAATGGTGCAAAACCTTCTAATGAAAATACGTATTTAAAAGCTAAAGAAAATACCGCTAAAAATGGAATTCTAGAGGAGCTTTTACTCAGAACTATAGAAAAAAAGGATTCTACGATTCACTTTGTGCGACTTATGGCTATTCCAAATGAGTTTGATCCTTATGCCACAACAAAAAAATATATCGGAACAAGATTTCAGATTGAAAAGTTTGTAAATGAAAAGCAGAAAAATTTCGACAAAAATTTTCTTAACGGAAAACCCACGTTTATTAATTTTTGGTTTACAAGATGTCCGCCTTGCATTGAAGAAATTCCTTTATTAAACAAACTGAAAGAACAATATAAAGGGAAAGCTAATTTCATCACCATTTCATTTAATGATAAAAAAACGGTTGATGATTTTATAAAGCAGCAGCCTTTCAATTTCCAGCATATAACAGATGCGAAAAAACAAATTGATGAGCTGAAAATTTCAGCGTTTCCTACGAGCCTTATTTTAGATAAAAACGGAATTGTAAAATTTGTTTTCGGAGAAGTTACGTATGACATTCAAGATATTGAGGTGATTTTTGATGGCCTGTTATAA
- the gldG gene encoding gliding motility-associated ABC transporter substrate-binding protein GldG, whose product MKKINLKSPFAILLIGTFAVALILAFSGIRLDLTKEKRYTLSESTIKVLKSVKKPLTVDVYLEGDFPASFKQLQSETKFMLEEFRKINPKIDFKFIDPIKTKMSQDTLMAMGMQPSVLPDNKDGKTTQIYLFPYAVVKYNQRGVSIPLVIQQANISAEEQLRKSIENLEYNLVSNIKAVASNKRKKIGILVNQDELDPREFDAFMNLTRENYDAGPIVPKNNVEITQADVPLLKQMSALVIAKPRKAFTDGEKVILDQYIMNGGKTLWMIDAVNAEMDTLMKSQKVMPFPVDINMTDFFFNYGLRINNALVKDVKKFALLKLVTGEVGGNPQFTTLPWPYYPLGIAEHDHPITKNINPVKLEFPTSIDTLGGRKFKTHVLFESSERTLLKQVPNYVELKEIASVDSLGQMEKPSTPKIFAVALEGKFNSAYASRIERKSYPGFKASSPENKMIVIADGDVGRNKLHKGEPLPLGVDKLTDEQFGNEQFLRNALDYLLDDSNLMELRNRNIEERLLDRHRIADERTNWQYLNLFLPLAIIGLLGGLFFWLRKKKFG is encoded by the coding sequence ATGAAGAAGATCAACCTAAAATCTCCGTTTGCCATTTTATTGATTGGAACTTTTGCGGTAGCATTAATTCTTGCATTTTCAGGCATAAGATTAGATTTAACGAAAGAAAAAAGATATACGCTTTCAGAGAGCACCATCAAAGTTTTAAAATCGGTTAAAAAACCTTTAACGGTAGATGTTTATTTGGAAGGAGATTTCCCGGCAAGCTTTAAACAGCTTCAGAGTGAAACTAAATTTATGCTCGAAGAATTCAGAAAAATCAATCCGAAAATAGATTTTAAATTCATCGATCCCATCAAAACAAAAATGTCGCAGGACACTTTGATGGCAATGGGAATGCAGCCTTCAGTACTTCCTGATAATAAAGATGGAAAAACTACACAAATCTACCTGTTTCCGTATGCTGTTGTAAAGTATAATCAAAGAGGAGTTTCTATTCCTTTAGTCATTCAACAGGCAAATATCAGCGCAGAAGAGCAGTTGAGAAAATCGATTGAAAATCTAGAATATAATTTAGTTTCAAATATTAAAGCGGTTGCATCAAATAAAAGAAAGAAAATCGGAATTCTTGTCAATCAGGATGAACTGGATCCTCGTGAATTTGATGCATTTATGAATTTAACTAGAGAAAATTACGATGCAGGACCGATTGTTCCTAAAAATAATGTAGAAATTACCCAGGCAGATGTTCCTTTGTTAAAGCAAATGAGCGCTTTGGTGATTGCAAAACCAAGAAAAGCTTTTACAGACGGTGAAAAAGTAATTTTAGATCAGTACATTATGAATGGCGGAAAAACCCTTTGGATGATTGATGCTGTAAATGCCGAAATGGATACGTTGATGAAATCTCAAAAAGTGATGCCGTTTCCTGTTGATATTAATATGACCGATTTTTTCTTTAATTATGGTTTAAGGATCAACAACGCTTTGGTAAAAGATGTAAAGAAATTTGCTTTACTGAAATTGGTTACAGGAGAAGTAGGTGGAAATCCACAATTTACAACACTTCCATGGCCATATTATCCTTTGGGAATTGCAGAACATGACCATCCAATCACTAAAAATATCAATCCTGTAAAACTGGAATTTCCAACATCAATTGATACTTTGGGTGGAAGAAAATTTAAAACCCATGTTTTATTTGAATCGAGTGAAAGAACTTTATTAAAGCAGGTTCCAAACTATGTTGAATTAAAAGAAATTGCAAGCGTAGACAGTCTCGGGCAAATGGAAAAACCAAGTACCCCGAAAATTTTTGCCGTTGCTTTGGAAGGGAAATTTAATTCTGCTTATGCTTCAAGAATCGAAAGAAAATCTTATCCTGGATTTAAAGCTTCAAGCCCAGAAAATAAAATGATCGTCATTGCAGACGGTGATGTTGGTAGAAATAAATTACACAAAGGTGAACCTTTGCCTTTGGGGGTCGATAAGTTAACTGACGAGCAGTTTGGTAACGAACAGTTCCTTAGAAATGCTTTAGACTATCTTCTTGACGATAGCAATTTGATGGAATTGAGAAACAGAAATATTGAAGAACGTCTTCTAGACCGCCACAGAATAGCCGATGAAAGAACAAACTGGCAATACCTGAATTTATTTTTGCCTTTAGCAATCATCGGACTTTTAGGAGGATTATTCTTCTGGTTAAGAAAAAAGAAATTCGGATAG
- a CDS encoding ABC transporter permease: protein MFAILKKELWSYFGNWSAWIIIAAFSLITTLFLFFFENDSNIFDIGLASLQSYFVLVPWLLMFIIPALSMKTFAEEQQTGTLNWLFSQPLKVSDLVAGKFLSVWVVGILCLIPSVIYFYTVYVLGVPEGNIDMGMTFGSYIGLIILIAAFSGVGILASSLSQNQIMAYLLGVFMCFIMYFGIEQLASYKLLGGADFILQNIGFYQHFLGFTRGLIDFKDVAYFVFIIGLTLTLSNHFINKKK from the coding sequence ATGTTTGCAATTTTAAAAAAAGAACTTTGGAGTTATTTTGGCAACTGGAGCGCGTGGATCATCATCGCGGCATTCAGCCTGATAACGACTTTGTTTCTGTTTTTCTTCGAAAATGACTCTAATATTTTCGACATCGGACTGGCATCTTTACAGAGCTATTTCGTTTTGGTACCGTGGTTACTGATGTTTATCATTCCGGCGCTGTCGATGAAAACCTTTGCGGAAGAACAACAAACGGGAACTTTAAACTGGTTGTTTTCTCAGCCTCTTAAAGTTTCAGATTTGGTGGCAGGGAAATTTCTTTCTGTTTGGGTGGTCGGGATTTTATGTCTGATTCCTTCGGTAATCTATTTTTATACGGTTTACGTTTTGGGAGTTCCAGAAGGAAACATCGATATGGGGATGACTTTCGGAAGCTATATTGGTTTAATTATTCTGATTGCTGCATTTTCTGGAGTTGGAATTTTAGCTTCATCACTTTCTCAAAACCAAATCATGGCTTATCTGTTGGGAGTTTTCATGTGTTTCATCATGTATTTCGGAATCGAGCAGTTGGCGAGTTATAAATTGTTGGGAGGAGCAGATTTTATTTTACAGAATATCGGTTTTTATCAGCATTTCTTAGGCTTCACGAGAGGTTTGATTGATTTTAAAGATGTTGCCTATTTTGTTTTCATCATTGGTCTTACCTTAACATTGTCTAATCATTTTATCAATAAAAAGAAGTAA
- a CDS encoding CopD family protein: MLYTIIKALHIIFMVSYFAGIFYLVRIFVYYKDTDAFSDEKKTILREQYTFMARRLWNIITVPAGVIMTVCGLIMIFLNSGLMKMPWFHLKLTFLIGLAIYHYWCWKKVKKLVELNGNTLETANLKLRQANEIATFILFLVIFTVILKSQVIEYWWQLITGFFVLVFLIMMTVKLVNKKSKK; this comes from the coding sequence ATGCTTTATACCATCATCAAGGCGTTGCACATTATTTTTATGGTCAGTTATTTTGCGGGAATTTTTTATCTCGTAAGAATTTTTGTGTACTATAAAGATACCGATGCTTTTTCTGACGAAAAAAAGACGATTCTAAGAGAGCAATATACATTTATGGCTCGAAGATTATGGAATATTATCACCGTTCCTGCAGGTGTTATCATGACCGTTTGCGGTTTAATAATGATCTTTTTGAATTCGGGATTAATGAAAATGCCTTGGTTTCATTTAAAACTAACTTTCCTAATCGGATTGGCAATTTACCATTACTGGTGTTGGAAAAAAGTAAAGAAATTAGTAGAGCTCAATGGCAATACTTTAGAAACAGCCAATTTAAAACTAAGGCAGGCTAACGAAATCGCCACATTTATTTTATTTTTGGTCATTTTTACCGTTATCTTAAAATCTCAGGTTATTGAATATTGGTGGCAATTAATTACCGGATTTTTCGTTCTGGTATTTTTAATCATGATGACAGTGAAGCTGGTGAATAAAAAAAGTAAAAAGTAA
- a CDS encoding toxin-antitoxin system YwqK family antitoxin, with amino-acid sequence MLKNILLTLLSIFVFASCKTKTNQYIKISEKSQKRHGKWIEKYPTEEGTLITVGKYKKGEKVGVWKTTLENQLYQKEKIGRKKIKMFVYHRNGNIMERGQSKLDISENERHWYYFGDWKFYDENGNLKYIKKYADGKKIDSTSFNK; translated from the coding sequence ATGCTTAAAAATATATTACTAACCCTGCTGTCAATTTTTGTTTTCGCTTCTTGCAAAACCAAAACGAATCAATACATTAAGATTTCCGAAAAATCTCAGAAACGACACGGAAAATGGATAGAAAAATATCCTACTGAAGAAGGAACATTAATTACAGTCGGGAAATATAAGAAAGGCGAAAAGGTAGGAGTCTGGAAAACAACTTTAGAGAACCAGCTTTACCAAAAAGAAAAAATAGGAAGAAAGAAAATTAAAATGTTCGTTTATCATCGAAACGGAAATATTATGGAACGCGGACAATCAAAGCTTGATATTTCAGAAAACGAACGCCATTGGTATTATTTCGGAGACTGGAAGTTTTACGATGAAAACGGAAATCTGAAGTATATAAAGAAATATGCTGATGGTAAAAAAATCGACAGCACTTCTTTTAATAAATAA
- the kbl gene encoding glycine C-acetyltransferase, with protein MISGKYLENLQNELKNIENDGLFKKERIITSQQSAEIEANGKKLLNFCANNYLGLSNHPEVMKASQDMIGSHGYGMSSVRFICGTQDIHKQLEEKIAEFLGLEDTILYAACFDANGGVFEPLFTDEDAIISDELNHASIIDGVRLCKAARYRYKNNNMADLEAQLIAASEKNHRFKIIVTDGVFSMDGIVADLKGVCDLADKYDALVMVDDSHATGFIGKTGRGTHEANEVMGRVDIITSTLGKALGGALGGFTSGKKEIIDMLRQRSRPYLFSNSLAPGIVGAALKVLEMISDDTSLRDTVMENAEYFRTEMKAKGFDIPDGDAAIVPVMLYDAKLAQKMAEKLMDEGIYVIGFFYPVVPKDKARIRVQLSAAHTRAHLDKAIVAFEKVGKELGVIS; from the coding sequence ATGATCTCTGGAAAATATCTTGAAAATCTACAGAACGAACTGAAAAATATCGAAAATGATGGTCTTTTTAAAAAAGAAAGAATCATCACTTCTCAGCAAAGTGCAGAAATTGAAGCCAATGGAAAAAAGCTTCTGAACTTTTGCGCCAACAATTATTTAGGATTATCAAATCATCCTGAAGTAATGAAAGCTTCACAAGATATGATTGGTTCTCACGGTTACGGAATGTCTTCTGTACGTTTTATCTGCGGAACTCAGGATATTCACAAGCAATTGGAAGAGAAAATTGCAGAATTTTTAGGCTTGGAAGACACGATTCTTTACGCAGCTTGTTTTGATGCAAATGGTGGTGTTTTTGAACCTTTATTTACAGATGAAGACGCGATTATTTCAGATGAATTGAATCACGCATCAATTATTGACGGTGTTCGTCTTTGTAAAGCAGCAAGATACCGTTACAAGAATAATAATATGGCAGATTTGGAAGCTCAGTTGATTGCTGCTTCTGAAAAAAATCATAGATTTAAAATCATCGTTACAGACGGAGTTTTCTCAATGGACGGAATTGTTGCAGACCTGAAAGGTGTTTGTGACCTCGCTGATAAATATGATGCTTTGGTAATGGTGGATGATTCTCACGCAACAGGCTTCATAGGGAAAACAGGTCGTGGAACTCATGAAGCTAACGAAGTAATGGGTAGAGTAGATATTATTACTTCTACTTTAGGAAAGGCTTTGGGTGGTGCTTTAGGCGGATTTACTTCTGGTAAAAAAGAGATCATCGATATGTTGAGACAGCGTTCTAGACCTTATTTATTCTCAAACTCTTTGGCTCCCGGAATTGTGGGTGCTGCTTTAAAAGTTTTAGAAATGATTTCTGATGACACTTCACTTCGTGATACAGTAATGGAAAATGCAGAATATTTCAGAACGGAAATGAAAGCAAAAGGTTTTGATATTCCTGATGGAGATGCTGCGATTGTTCCTGTAATGTTATACGATGCTAAATTGGCTCAGAAAATGGCAGAAAAACTGATGGATGAAGGTATTTATGTGATTGGATTCTTCTATCCGGTGGTTCCGAAAGATAAAGCAAGAATCAGAGTTCAACTTTCTGCAGCTCATACAAGAGCGCATTTAGATAAAGCGATTGTTGCTTTTGAAAAAGTAGGAAAAGAATTAGGAGTAATTTCTTAA
- a CDS encoding M1 family aminopeptidase → MRKFYLLCVSIFAIHTLSAQNQNENVEKKGLLNKEMKSYAAKMAAGNTNPNTLNYDLQYQRMDVTIDPAVYNISGSVTSHFKPTQALNTIYFDLNNNLTVSQVNYHGQNLTFQQLPTKELKINFAASVAANVLDSLTIQYNGAPATAGNAFFNGSQGGTAILSTLNEPYGAQDWFPTKQSLNDKIERFDIKVTTPAQYNVAANGRLMSETTLGNGSKRTFWRTQYPTAAYLIALSITNFVKLNDTMGNPPFPFVNYVYPSTNTNATSMANIEWTKTIMNTFENYFGPYPFRNEKYGHMEFEAGGGMEHQTMSSMGSWSKQLIAHELAHQWFGDKVTCGAWNDIWLNEGFATFGEHVAYEKLLLSNTEFLNYLLNEKNYITSINGGSVYVADSNLGSVNTIFSGRLSYSKGAYVVRMMKWVLGDTVFYQALKDYHARPNLAYSYARTADLNASLLTSTGKDFTEFFNDWIYGQGYPSYDIRWRQVGNQVTFKASQTQSHSSVSFFEMPLPVKVTGTGGQTAFFALNNTSNNQYFTEAVSFPIASVQFNYEYQILERNSTVSQDNSLSTVDFKTEEFSIYPNPVKDELFVLGLKKEAGYDIFTADGRLVKKGKTDKKIDVSLLQKGVYFIKILNSNLKFVKE, encoded by the coding sequence ATGAGAAAATTTTACCTTTTATGCGTAAGCATCTTTGCTATTCATACTTTATCGGCTCAAAACCAAAATGAGAACGTAGAAAAAAAAGGGTTATTAAATAAAGAAATGAAATCTTATGCGGCTAAAATGGCTGCTGGAAATACCAATCCTAATACTTTAAACTACGATTTGCAGTATCAGAGAATGGATGTAACTATAGATCCTGCTGTTTACAATATTTCGGGTTCGGTAACTTCTCATTTTAAACCAACACAAGCGTTGAATACGATTTATTTTGATTTGAATAATAATCTTACTGTTTCTCAGGTCAATTATCATGGTCAGAACCTTACTTTTCAACAGCTTCCTACCAAAGAACTGAAAATAAACTTTGCGGCTTCTGTGGCTGCAAATGTTTTAGATTCTCTTACCATTCAATACAATGGAGCTCCTGCTACCGCGGGTAATGCTTTTTTCAATGGTTCTCAAGGTGGAACAGCAATTCTTTCTACTTTAAATGAACCTTATGGTGCACAAGATTGGTTTCCTACAAAGCAAAGTTTAAATGATAAAATTGAAAGATTTGATATAAAAGTGACAACTCCGGCTCAGTATAATGTTGCAGCCAATGGTAGATTGATGTCTGAAACAACTTTAGGGAATGGTTCAAAACGTACTTTCTGGAGAACTCAATATCCGACTGCTGCTTATTTAATAGCACTTTCAATTACAAATTTTGTAAAGCTAAATGATACAATGGGAAATCCACCTTTTCCTTTTGTGAATTATGTTTATCCGTCTACCAATACGAATGCAACAAGTATGGCAAATATAGAGTGGACAAAAACTATAATGAATACTTTTGAAAATTACTTCGGACCTTATCCATTCCGTAATGAAAAATATGGACACATGGAATTTGAAGCTGGAGGCGGTATGGAACATCAAACCATGTCTTCGATGGGATCTTGGAGTAAACAATTAATTGCTCATGAGTTGGCACACCAATGGTTTGGGGATAAAGTAACTTGTGGAGCATGGAATGACATCTGGCTGAATGAAGGTTTTGCTACTTTTGGGGAACATGTTGCTTACGAAAAACTGCTATTGAGCAATACAGAGTTTCTTAATTATCTTTTAAACGAAAAAAATTACATTACAAGTATTAATGGTGGAAGTGTGTATGTTGCAGACAGCAATTTGGGAAGTGTTAATACGATTTTTAGTGGTAGATTATCCTATTCGAAAGGTGCATATGTAGTAAGAATGATGAAGTGGGTTTTGGGTGATACAGTATTTTATCAGGCATTAAAAGATTATCATGCAAGACCAAATTTAGCATATAGTTATGCGAGAACTGCAGATTTGAATGCATCTTTATTAACTTCAACAGGAAAAGATTTTACCGAATTTTTTAATGACTGGATTTACGGACAAGGTTATCCTTCTTATGATATCAGATGGAGACAGGTTGGAAATCAGGTAACTTTTAAAGCTTCACAAACGCAGAGCCATTCATCGGTTAGCTTTTTTGAAATGCCATTGCCTGTAAAAGTCACTGGAACTGGTGGTCAGACTGCTTTTTTTGCTTTAAATAACACTTCAAATAACCAATATTTTACTGAAGCTGTCAGTTTTCCGATTGCGAGTGTGCAGTTTAATTATGAATATCAAATATTAGAGAGAAATTCAACAGTTTCTCAGGATAATAGCTTGAGCACTGTAGATTTTAAAACTGAAGAATTCAGCATTTATCCTAATCCTGTGAAGGATGAATTATTTGTTTTAGGATTAAAAAAAGAAGCAGGTTATGATATTTTCACAGCTGACGGAAGGTTGGTAAAAAAAGGTAAAACAGATAAAAAAATTGACGTATCTCTGCTACAGAAAGGGGTTTATTTTATTAAGATTTTAAATTCAAACTTAAAATTTGTAAAAGAATAA
- the dacB gene encoding D-alanyl-D-alanine carboxypeptidase/D-alanyl-D-alanine endopeptidase, whose translation MVNFRKYISGVTVLAAGFLFAQSTVSTVLYSQNYDNKTSLNLPSPAAYVEKAILSPKELVDISVNTMMTDPVLKNATWGFVVYDPKTKKIISSYNENTPLVPASTTKLLTTETAMSMLGENYRWMTQLEYSGEIDENGTLNGNLYIVGSGDPSLGTNKAGAWSYKDIVSDFAGGMAREGIKKVNGDIIIQTALFKGNISALPENVVWLENNNYYLPVGTTKEINPANERLIVKKSMNPAADKKFFYVSPYVNKMVYAEKYDGNGTLTTKLPDAPAFLANSFRASLVKSGVAVTGKVTPKMTDASPEVRKMISAYKSPTLGDIIYYTNQRSDNSLAEALLKTVGFQKMGDQTSESGRVVVNEHLKDIAFDVEGLTYMDGSGLSRSNKVTPISQVKYLSSLMDEKFYKTYFNSLPIGGQSGTLKSMFLGEGNGQVFAKTGTLNKVKTLAGYLKTNSGRTLVFSLMVNNYAGSVGQVKSKMETILKPTLDL comes from the coding sequence ATGGTAAATTTCAGAAAATATATTTCAGGTGTTACGGTCTTGGCTGCTGGTTTTTTATTTGCACAATCGACCGTTTCTACAGTTCTTTACTCTCAGAATTACGACAATAAAACAAGCTTAAATCTTCCCTCGCCTGCTGCGTATGTAGAGAAAGCTATTTTGTCGCCAAAAGAACTTGTAGACATCAGTGTAAACACAATGATGACCGATCCCGTGTTGAAAAATGCAACTTGGGGATTTGTAGTCTACGACCCGAAAACGAAGAAAATAATTTCTTCGTACAACGAAAATACTCCTCTTGTTCCTGCTTCTACAACGAAGCTGTTGACCACTGAAACAGCAATGAGCATGTTGGGTGAAAACTACCGTTGGATGACGCAGCTGGAATATTCGGGAGAAATCGATGAGAACGGAACCTTAAACGGTAATCTTTACATTGTAGGAAGTGGTGACCCATCTTTGGGAACCAATAAAGCGGGAGCTTGGTCTTACAAAGATATTGTTTCAGATTTTGCAGGCGGAATGGCTCGTGAAGGTATTAAAAAGGTAAATGGTGATATTATTATTCAGACAGCGCTTTTCAAAGGTAACATTTCGGCACTTCCGGAAAATGTTGTTTGGTTAGAAAACAATAATTACTATCTCCCTGTTGGTACTACAAAAGAGATTAATCCTGCAAATGAAAGACTTATTGTAAAGAAATCAATGAATCCTGCAGCCGATAAGAAGTTTTTTTATGTTTCACCTTATGTAAATAAAATGGTGTATGCTGAAAAATATGATGGAAATGGAACATTGACTACAAAATTGCCTGATGCTCCGGCTTTTTTAGCGAACTCATTCAGAGCAAGCTTGGTAAAAAGTGGGGTAGCTGTTACCGGAAAAGTAACTCCTAAAATGACAGATGCGTCGCCAGAAGTGAGAAAGATGATTTCTGCTTACAAATCTCCGACTTTGGGTGATATTATTTATTATACCAATCAGAGAAGTGATAATTCGTTGGCTGAAGCTTTGCTAAAAACAGTTGGCTTCCAGAAAATGGGTGATCAAACTTCAGAATCTGGAAGAGTAGTGGTAAATGAGCACTTAAAAGATATCGCATTTGATGTAGAAGGATTAACCTATATGGATGGAAGCGGATTGTCTAGAAGTAATAAAGTAACTCCGATTTCGCAGGTGAAATATCTTAGTTCTTTAATGGACGAGAAATTCTACAAAACTTATTTCAATTCTTTGCCAATTGGCGGACAGTCTGGAACTCTTAAAAGTATGTTTTTAGGTGAAGGGAATGGGCAGGTTTTTGCAAAAACAGGAACTTTAAATAAAGTGAAAACTTTAGCAGGATATTTAAAAACAAACTCAGGAAGAACACTGGTTTTCTCTTTGATGGTAAACAATTATGCAGGCTCAGTAGGTCAGGTGAAAAGTAAAATGGAAACAATTCTTAAACCGACTTTAGATCTTTAA